One segment of Shewanella piezotolerans WP3 DNA contains the following:
- a CDS encoding solute:sodium symporter family transporter produces the protein MEQVIQLVIFFGLTALVGLITYLKCRKIVRDSSDSKDYFLAGGGLSWIVVAGSLMMTNISAEQIVGMNGAQSLLVAWWEIAAAIGLIILAKWLIPIYYKYNCTTTTELLERKYNDKGIRAMVSVLFMLGYAFILLPVVLYTGSLFMKSMFGLSISVTALAIIFAIVGAIYAIFGGLRAIAISDSLNGIGLLVMGVVVSYLALNAVNWDLSGVPIERLTLVGNDQSDIPWHTLLTGMIFIQIFYWGTNMVITQRALAAKSVKEAQKGLYAAVVMKLIIPIIVVLPGLVAYKLYGDVGDVAYGRLVGDILPTWISGAFAAVMAGAVLSSFNSCLNSAAALYTCDIHQNYINPNANVKKIGTRVALVFTLISVALVPVFAESKSIISLLQQLNGLYSMPVLAAFICALAFKNVSAKAIKVGLVFGVLVYAVFTFVWSPFHFIHMMAITLAATILVTLFLSRFVFAAQQDIKPLTANT, from the coding sequence ATGGAACAAGTTATTCAGTTGGTCATATTTTTTGGCTTAACAGCACTCGTCGGCCTGATCACCTATCTCAAGTGCCGAAAAATAGTCAGAGATAGCAGCGACAGTAAAGATTACTTCCTTGCTGGAGGCGGCTTAAGCTGGATCGTCGTCGCTGGCTCATTGATGATGACTAACATCAGCGCTGAGCAGATTGTTGGCATGAATGGTGCGCAATCTCTGCTAGTCGCTTGGTGGGAGATAGCCGCCGCTATCGGTCTTATTATTCTCGCGAAATGGTTAATCCCCATCTATTACAAATATAACTGTACCACTACAACAGAATTGCTTGAGCGAAAATATAATGACAAAGGGATCCGCGCCATGGTCTCAGTGCTGTTTATGCTCGGTTATGCATTCATCCTGCTGCCAGTAGTGCTATACACTGGTTCATTGTTTATGAAATCAATGTTTGGTCTGTCTATTTCAGTTACAGCGTTAGCGATTATCTTTGCCATCGTTGGCGCCATATATGCGATTTTTGGCGGACTGAGAGCCATCGCAATTTCAGACAGCTTAAACGGTATCGGCTTGTTAGTGATGGGGGTGGTGGTGTCTTATCTTGCACTTAACGCCGTCAACTGGGATCTATCTGGTGTACCGATTGAAAGACTAACCTTAGTTGGTAACGACCAATCAGATATCCCTTGGCATACCTTGCTTACCGGCATGATCTTCATTCAAATATTTTACTGGGGCACCAACATGGTGATCACCCAACGTGCCCTTGCCGCTAAGTCAGTTAAAGAAGCACAAAAAGGTTTGTATGCTGCGGTAGTGATGAAGCTTATTATCCCAATTATTGTGGTACTGCCAGGGCTCGTCGCTTACAAACTCTATGGTGATGTAGGTGACGTGGCCTACGGCAGGCTGGTTGGCGATATCTTGCCAACATGGATATCTGGCGCATTTGCGGCAGTAATGGCTGGCGCAGTATTAAGCTCATTTAACTCATGCCTAAACTCTGCGGCCGCGCTATATACCTGTGACATCCACCAAAACTATATCAACCCAAATGCAAATGTGAAAAAAATAGGCACTCGGGTTGCACTGGTATTTACTTTAATTTCAGTTGCATTAGTGCCAGTATTCGCGGAATCAAAAAGTATCATCTCGTTACTACAACAGCTTAATGGCCTTTACTCTATGCCCGTTTTAGCAGCTTTCATCTGTGCACTGGCATTTAAAAACGTCAGCGCTAAAGCGATTAAGGTTGGCCTAGTATTTGGGGTATTAGTATACGCTGTATTTACCTTTGTCTGGAGCCCTTTCCACTTCATTCACATGATGGCAATTACCCTAGCGGCAACTATCTTGGTCACCTTGTTCCTCAGTCGATTTGTATTCGCAGCGCAGCAAGATATTAAGCCGCTTACAGCTAATACTTAA
- a CDS encoding aldose epimerase family protein: MVRFRPQDPWNDPRGGQIERVIIDNGTIAIEVLSLGAIIRSLWTPDRDGERANIVLGCDSASDYLAQDAHLGAIAGRFANRIANGTFTADGKSHQLSINQASNCLHGGNDGFNRQRWNLGQLPDGVRLSLVSPDGDMGFPGKCTVQLDYRLAGNNLYIEILASTDKTCPISLTQHSYFNLDGSDSSLQHALQVDSTQYLSMNEVGVPTALSSTQNSALDMRQPTLMQSLIGAEEFIPTSGIDHCYLMPQSDQQLQRFGRLSSAKSGRGMTLYTNQPSVQVYGANHLQGTIGKGQQSLCQYQAVCLEPQQVPDAPNQPTFAGDALVKPGAIYHHISRYQFDSEA; encoded by the coding sequence ATGGTACGTTTTCGCCCGCAAGACCCTTGGAACGATCCCCGCGGTGGTCAAATTGAACGGGTGATAATAGATAATGGCACCATAGCAATAGAAGTGCTTAGCTTAGGCGCCATTATCCGCTCGCTTTGGACACCAGATAGAGATGGTGAACGGGCCAACATCGTACTTGGGTGCGACAGTGCCAGTGACTATTTAGCGCAAGATGCCCACTTAGGCGCCATTGCAGGACGCTTTGCTAATCGAATAGCCAACGGCACATTCACCGCCGATGGAAAAAGCCATCAATTAAGCATCAACCAGGCGAGCAATTGTCTCCATGGCGGCAATGACGGCTTTAATCGCCAGCGTTGGAATTTAGGTCAATTACCAGACGGTGTACGTTTAAGCTTAGTGAGCCCCGATGGTGATATGGGGTTTCCAGGGAAATGTACTGTGCAACTTGATTATCGATTAGCGGGAAATAATCTCTATATTGAAATATTAGCAAGCACAGACAAAACCTGCCCCATCAGCCTAACCCAGCATAGTTACTTCAACCTTGATGGCAGTGATTCAAGCTTACAACACGCCCTACAAGTTGACTCAACCCAATACCTTTCGATGAATGAAGTCGGCGTACCAACCGCATTAAGCTCAACTCAGAACAGTGCACTTGATATGCGACAGCCAACGCTGATGCAGTCACTGATTGGCGCAGAAGAATTCATCCCAACGTCAGGAATTGATCACTGTTATCTCATGCCACAGAGCGACCAGCAACTGCAGCGATTTGGCCGCTTGAGTTCAGCTAAAAGTGGACGAGGTATGACCTTATACACCAATCAACCCAGCGTACAGGTTTACGGTGCCAACCATTTGCAAGGTACTATCGGTAAAGGTCAACAATCTTTGTGTCAATATCAAGCGGTCTGTCTTGAGCCCCAGCAGGTACCTGACGCACCGAATCAGCCAACATTTGCCGGAGATGCATTAGTCAAACCTGGCGCTATTTATCACCATATAAGTCGATACCAATTTGATTCTGAAGCATAA
- the ssb gene encoding single-stranded DNA-binding protein — MASRGVNKVILVGNLGQDPEVRYMPNGNAVANITVATSESWKDQSGQKQERTEWHRVVMFGKLAEITGEYLRKGSQVYLEGKLQTRKWKDQSGQDRYSTEVVVDQGGQMQMLGGRGQGQGAPAQGGYQQPQQQAPQQGGYAPKPQQSAPQQGGYAPKPQAAPAQGGYQQPQQQQQAAPAQGGYQAPQQGGYAPKPQAAPAAPQQRPAPQPQQNVTPDLDDGWDDDIPF; from the coding sequence ATGGCCAGTCGTGGTGTCAATAAAGTAATTTTGGTGGGTAACTTAGGACAAGATCCTGAGGTTCGTTACATGCCGAACGGCAATGCCGTAGCCAACATTACCGTGGCGACAAGTGAGTCTTGGAAAGATCAAAGTGGTCAGAAACAAGAGCGCACTGAATGGCACCGCGTAGTGATGTTTGGCAAGCTTGCTGAAATCACTGGTGAATACCTGCGTAAAGGCTCTCAAGTTTACCTAGAAGGTAAATTGCAAACGCGTAAGTGGAAAGACCAAAGTGGACAAGATCGTTACAGCACTGAAGTGGTTGTAGATCAAGGCGGTCAAATGCAGATGTTGGGTGGCCGTGGTCAAGGTCAAGGCGCTCCAGCTCAAGGTGGTTATCAGCAACCACAGCAGCAAGCTCCTCAACAGGGTGGTTATGCGCCTAAGCCACAGCAGTCAGCACCTCAGCAAGGTGGTTATGCACCTAAGCCTCAAGCGGCTCCAGCACAAGGTGGTTACCAGCAGCCACAACAGCAGCAACAAGCTGCACCGGCACAAGGTGGCTACCAAGCACCACAGCAGGGTGGATATGCTCCTAAGCCACAAGCAGCTCCAGCAGCTCCACAGCAGCGTCCAGCTCCTCAGCCACAGCAAAACGTGACTCCAGATTTGGATGATGGTTGGGATGACGATATCCCGTTCTAG
- a CDS encoding substrate-binding periplasmic protein: MKLKLLALLCLSFQVQSETEQIVIASDIWCPYVCTNNSGYFVELTQHAFASVGVGTKFETLPFQRALRLAQADKIHAVLAVSPEHIGKANLQDSDLILGQYANDFYVHSASHWQYSSLVDLTNKTIASILGYDYGDKLNSLLAKSPTSFRASGETPLKTNLNLLQKGRVDILIGNRYVIEYTAKKFDYYDDIKFAGSEGISTPLFVGFSHKDLEQNYASKFAEGIQNIKESGQYQAILDKYHIEPW; the protein is encoded by the coding sequence TTGAAACTAAAGTTACTTGCCCTTTTATGTTTGAGCTTCCAGGTTCAATCTGAAACTGAACAGATAGTTATTGCATCCGATATTTGGTGTCCTTACGTCTGCACAAACAACTCTGGCTACTTTGTAGAGCTGACTCAGCATGCTTTTGCTTCAGTTGGTGTCGGCACTAAATTCGAAACACTACCGTTTCAACGAGCATTAAGATTAGCGCAAGCAGATAAAATTCATGCGGTATTAGCCGTTTCACCAGAACATATTGGCAAGGCTAATTTGCAAGATTCTGATTTGATATTAGGCCAGTATGCAAATGACTTTTATGTGCATTCTGCGAGTCATTGGCAGTACTCATCACTGGTGGATCTAACTAATAAAACTATTGCCAGCATTTTAGGCTACGACTATGGTGATAAACTAAACTCTCTCTTAGCTAAAAGCCCAACCAGCTTTCGCGCTTCCGGTGAGACACCACTAAAAACAAACTTAAATCTACTGCAAAAAGGGCGTGTTGACATCCTCATTGGCAACCGTTATGTCATTGAATATACAGCGAAGAAATTTGATTATTACGACGACATAAAATTTGCTGGTAGTGAGGGGATTTCAACTCCGCTTTTTGTCGGTTTTAGCCATAAAGATCTTGAGCAGAACTATGCGAGTAAATTTGCAGAAGGGATACAGAACATAAAAGAGTCCGGTCAATACCAAGCGATTTTAGATAAGTATCATATCGAGCCTTGGTAA
- a CDS encoding UDP-glucose--hexose-1-phosphate uridylyltransferase, whose protein sequence is MFDRDDHPHRRFNPLTDQWLLVSPHRAKRPWQGQREATAEVANLDYDPECYLCPGNNRISGEKNPSYTEPFVFTNDFAALTADTPPAQQNDPLFALQSVTGTSRVICFSADHSQTLPKLSIAQLTAVFVRLGKEVAELGEHYPWVQVFENKGAAMGCSNPHPHGQIWAVSELPNEAVTESRTQLNYLKNNQENMLLDYANKEIANAERVVVSNDDWLVVVPWWAAWPFETLILPRFAVAHLDKLTAEQQGSLASIMKSLMTRYDNLFNTSFPYSMGWHGAPFDGSEHPEWQLHGHVYPPLLRSADVKKFMVGYEMLAESQRDLTAEQAAHLLRAQPEVHYQNQ, encoded by the coding sequence ATGTTTGATCGTGACGACCACCCTCACCGACGCTTCAACCCACTAACCGATCAATGGCTGCTGGTCTCGCCTCACCGAGCAAAACGTCCTTGGCAAGGACAACGCGAAGCCACCGCTGAAGTCGCAAACCTTGATTACGATCCTGAGTGTTATCTGTGTCCGGGCAATAATCGAATTAGTGGCGAAAAAAACCCAAGCTACACAGAGCCCTTTGTGTTCACTAACGACTTTGCAGCGTTAACTGCAGATACGCCGCCAGCTCAGCAAAACGATCCTCTCTTTGCGCTACAATCCGTAACGGGAACCAGTCGAGTTATCTGTTTTTCTGCCGATCATAGCCAAACCCTGCCAAAACTTTCTATTGCACAGCTTACCGCGGTATTCGTCAGACTTGGCAAAGAGGTTGCTGAACTTGGAGAACACTACCCCTGGGTACAGGTGTTTGAGAACAAGGGTGCCGCCATGGGTTGCTCAAACCCGCACCCCCATGGGCAAATATGGGCGGTGAGTGAGCTGCCTAATGAAGCCGTTACAGAGTCTCGCACCCAGCTAAACTACTTAAAAAATAATCAAGAAAACATGCTACTTGATTATGCAAATAAAGAGATCGCTAATGCAGAGCGAGTCGTCGTCAGTAATGATGATTGGCTTGTTGTAGTGCCATGGTGGGCAGCTTGGCCATTTGAAACGCTAATTTTACCGCGCTTTGCAGTAGCACACTTGGATAAGCTCACGGCAGAGCAGCAAGGCTCCTTAGCCAGTATAATGAAGTCACTGATGACGAGATACGACAATCTATTTAATACCAGCTTCCCCTACTCGATGGGATGGCATGGCGCACCATTTGATGGCAGTGAACACCCAGAATGGCAGCTGCATGGACACGTCTATCCACCACTGCTTCGCAGCGCTGATGTGAAGAAGTTTATGGTCGGTTATGAGATGTTGGCAGAAAGCCAGCGAGACCTCACGGCGGAACAAGCAGCACACCTGCTACGGGCCCAGCCTGAAGTGCATTACCAAAATCAATAG
- the galK gene encoding galactokinase, translating into MSNPVQRANKLFVQTFGTQADALYFAPGRVNLIGEHTDYNDGFVLPAAINFNTIIAIKRRDDSQFRAVSDAFPGEMKEWTFGQEGQTPQAPEWADYLKGFSSAMATAGLSPKGIDLAIVSNVPLGAGLSSSAALEIAFGTAVNDASQIKLSPLAIAQLAQRGENQFVGCACGIMDQMISALGQQDHALLIDCLDLDSEAVSIPNNLSLIIINSNVQRGLVESEYNLRRVQCEQVAEHFQLDSLRHLELNALEAVKDELSDVCYRRAKHVITENRRTQNAAWALESGNITQLSSLMAESHLSMRDDFEITVPEIDYLVNIISDVIGDKGGVRMTGGGFGGCVVALVDHELTDAVVEAVEQQYQQKTGIEASIYLCSASDGAKRIDS; encoded by the coding sequence ATGTCCAATCCAGTTCAACGCGCCAATAAACTCTTTGTCCAAACCTTCGGCACCCAAGCTGATGCGCTCTATTTTGCACCAGGAAGAGTCAATTTAATCGGCGAACATACTGATTATAATGATGGTTTTGTGCTGCCAGCGGCGATAAACTTTAATACTATTATTGCTATTAAACGTCGTGATGATAGCCAATTTCGTGCAGTATCTGACGCCTTTCCTGGCGAAATGAAAGAGTGGACCTTTGGCCAAGAAGGCCAAACACCACAAGCCCCTGAGTGGGCCGACTACCTTAAAGGTTTTAGCTCAGCCATGGCGACCGCAGGTCTGTCACCCAAAGGAATTGATTTAGCCATAGTCAGTAATGTGCCGCTAGGCGCAGGCCTCTCCTCTTCAGCGGCACTTGAGATTGCTTTTGGTACTGCGGTCAATGACGCCAGCCAAATTAAGTTATCACCGTTAGCGATTGCCCAACTCGCACAGCGCGGCGAAAACCAATTCGTAGGCTGCGCCTGTGGCATTATGGATCAGATGATCAGTGCCCTAGGGCAGCAAGACCATGCCCTTTTGATTGATTGTCTAGATCTCGATAGCGAAGCAGTTAGTATTCCTAATAATTTGAGCCTGATTATTATCAATTCAAATGTTCAGCGCGGCTTGGTGGAGTCTGAATACAACTTAAGACGTGTGCAATGTGAACAAGTAGCGGAGCATTTTCAGTTAGATTCTCTTCGCCATCTTGAGCTTAATGCTTTAGAAGCTGTAAAAGATGAATTGAGCGACGTTTGCTACCGACGTGCTAAACATGTCATTACAGAAAATCGTCGTACTCAGAATGCAGCCTGGGCACTGGAATCGGGCAATATCACTCAATTGAGCAGCTTGATGGCTGAGTCCCATCTATCAATGCGTGATGATTTTGAAATTACCGTCCCTGAAATTGATTACCTGGTCAATATTATCTCTGATGTTATCGGTGATAAAGGCGGCGTAAGAATGACTGGCGGCGGGTTTGGCGGCTGTGTGGTTGCACTGGTTGATCATGAACTGACCGATGCAGTGGTAGAAGCTGTAGAGCAACAGTATCAGCAAAAAACTGGCATAGAAGCTTCAATTTATTTATGCTCAGCCTCTGACGGAGCAAAAAGGATAGATAGCTAA